The Brachypodium distachyon strain Bd21 chromosome 4, Brachypodium_distachyon_v3.0, whole genome shotgun sequence nucleotide sequence TCATTGCCACTTGTGTTCTTGAGTGCTACTATTTTCTCACCATTATGTTGATATATCCATGCTTCTATTCAGGTGGATTTACAGAGTTTGGGTTGATGGAGCGCCTTGGAGAAGGAAAGAAACCAACAGCTATCATCGGAGAAGTCGCGGATGAACTGGAGTTGGACCTGGTTGTCCTGAGCATGGAAGCGATCCACTCGAAGCATGTCGATGGGAATTTACTGGCAGAATTCATTCCGTGCCCAGTTCTCATGCTCCCTCTATGACGGCTTAACAATCTTTGAGCTGATTTCTCATCTGCGTTTTTGGGGCCAAATTCTTGAGTATCTCCCCGATATGATGGTTGTACCTTATGAAGGCTGTTAAAAGTTACGTTAGATTTGTGATTATGTGAATATTGGCAAGAACATTGAGTGGTTCCTTTTTGAAATGTACTGCCGTTTTTGCATGAGACATACATGTGTGGTTACAGTTTACTGTTTCTATTGCTCCAAGAtatgctgcaaaaaaagaagatatgcTGCTTCTACTATGGCTGGAGCAAGTTATATATGGTCTCCGTATATATGTAAATGTAgacaacaaaaagaaatgtaGTAGGAGTAAACAACAAAAAGACATGCAGTAGCAGAATGTagaagagaacaaaaaatgttGGAATGTACTGCCGTTTTTGCATGAGACATACATGTGTGGTTACAGTTTACTGTTTCTATTGCTCCAAGAtatgctgcaaaaaaagaagatatgcTGCTTCTACTATGGCTGGAGCAAGTTATATATGGTCTCCGTATATATGTAAATGTAgacaacaaaaagaaatgtaGTACGAGTAAACAACAAAAAGACATGCAGTAGCAGAATGTagaagagaacaaaaaatgttGGAGATGCGGGGTATCGATCCCCGTACCTCTCGCATGCTAAGCGAGCGCTCTACCATCTGAGCTACATCCCCACTGGTGAATTTGCATTTTATACATTGTACTTATATGCTGAGGGGAGTGATTAACGCCAGAAGGTAACAATGCTGCCAAAATTGGAGGGTGACAGAAATGCAGAATAGATGCGAAACTTCAATGTAACCTGCCGTCAACCTCGTGATCAGTTCGAACAAAGGGGATGATGGCGAGACGTCACTTACGCTTCATATCTCGTGGAAAGCAGCAGTATTTCAGACGGCAAGGACCATTGAACAGTAGGAACTGGTTATCAAAACAAACTACTCGCTCTGATCCatatattagttgtcgaaatattacatgtatctagacactttttaggcatggatacatccatatttggacaaattttaaACATTAATATGAATCTGAAGGAGTACACTACAGGACTCCCTACGTTccaacttgtcaaaatattacatgtatttagacttttttaggaatagatacatttttgaacaaatttgagacaagaattatggagcGGAGGAGCATATAAGATGAATCAACGTCCACAATGGAGTAACCGAGTAAGCAAACTGAACTTGTACTCGAACGAATTTCCTGGAAAGCAAACATGGGATGAAGTGCAAAATACAGCCTTCTGTTGCAGCTCTCGCTTCCTCGACTACAGTATCTCAGGAAAATAAATAAGGTGCTTTCTCAGAATTTGTAGTGAGGTGAAAAATAATTGTTAGGAACACAATAAAACACACGGAGTATAATTTTAACAGTTGCATGATTCAAATTATCCCCGAATAGACTGGAGTCATGGTTTCTTCGATATGGAACAGGCAGCAGCTGAAGGCATCAACAGGGGTTGCCGTGCGGATCTAGaagtcatcatcatcctcctcggccatATGTTTCGCAAGCTCTTCCTCCTGCTGGAGTCTCTCTCGCCTCTTCTCAGCACTCTCTTTTTCCTTGTGAGAATTCGGGGGGAACCTCAGAGCCTTGACTGCTTCGTTGTGCATGTTCAGGCAAAATGCAATCCTGGAATTGAATGCAGCCTGTGGCTCATTTGTTGAGTAGACGTCACCAGTCTCCTTCGACACCACCCAACCATTGGCATGATCAATGATGGCATCAACTGCCCCATCTCTTATGGCCTTGGCAACAATGCTCTCAGCATCAGCAACAGGGTTCTCCGAATCTAACCTCAACTTCTTGGCAATGTCAACAAGGGAGATCCGCGAGTATGAAATGCTAATGTTGCGCAGTCCAGTCCGTATGACATTGTGGCGCAGCCTCACAATCAAATTGGATGTCCTGTCTGCACTGAAAGTACTCGCAAATTTCTCTGCAACAGCTCTGAACAATTCCAGGTCCCCAACTCGAACAGCCTAGAGATTATAAATGAAAATAGTTAAGGATGTAACGTCCAGCTggatcacattttttttccaaaaagaaagTAAACTTACATTTGTAAGTTCGAAGTATGGTGTCAAAGCAGCCTTCATTCCTTTCTGCATGAAAACAGTTCTCTCAGGTATCTCTCCTAAAAGTAGCCTCACTATTATAGCCCATTTGTTGCACTGAATGCGAAATCCACGAGCTGCAGTGGGTGCCTTCCTTGCAGCTTGCAATAGGCTTTCTTTAGCATCAGTGTACTCCAGCTGAATTGTTCTAATTTTGCCCAAGTAGAACAGATACCGGCAGAACTGTGAAGAAAGGCAGAGCTTAGTACTTGTGTGTACAACAGCACGATTTCACAGGGCATTAATCAGTAAAACATTAACCAGCCTTAGTACAAATGAAGCAAACTGTGTTTCTCATCCAAATCATAAAAATTTAGCATACAGCAGGATAGCAAATGAACTACTTGATCATTACCTGCTGATTGGAATGTGCTTCAAAACGTGGTGCCTTTGACCTAAGTTTTTCTGCCTGGTCGTACAAGTTGTAGTGCAGATAATTGCGAAGAAGCAGGTTAAGAAGCGTTTCCTGCCATTGAAAGGAGAAGTCAACCCCATAATTTGACAGCTTTAAATTGAAACACTGCTAACAACTGAAGACTGGGGTATCAGAACAACCTGGCCAAGTTCATCACGGTGTAAAGTTGCCATCCTGTGCAACCCCAGGAGAGTTCTGTAGAGCACCAAATGTATGAGGGGCAAATCATGACAGACCAGGAAAATGATCTTACTGGTTACCTTAGATAAACATAGTGGAACAAGTCTTGTTTGACTATCAAATACTGAGAGTAATAATCCATGATAGTTACTCACCCACGAATTTCGGCAAGACTGTTGGTGAGTTCATGGGCATATGAGTAATACGAGTACAGCCTAGAAGCTAAAACATCAACCGTTCTCCTGTTGATATTCTTCAGACGGGCAATGCTTGCATTCGCACATGCTTTAGCCTGGGGACAACATCAAATTGGTATGTTTCTCTGTCAATCACAAAGTGGAGGGAAATCTAAGACGTACCTCATCATATTTCTTATGATCAATAAGGAAAATCAACACAAGCAGGTAGCAGTATATTTCAATCTCTGGGAGACCATGCTTGATTGAAACTTGAGCCGCCAGAGCTGCTGCATCAACATCCATTTCACTCCCATCTTCCTAAAAAAGAAATACCGCAGGAATgtcaaaaaaatctgaaaatatccagtttatttttttgacataTACAGCACCAACGAAACAAGTTCTAACTTCCACACACCGACTCCCAAGATTATCAAGTATAAATTAAGCAACAGAAGAGATGGAACCTGGTATGGCATAAACTTCAATATATAGTGAAACTCAATTACAAAACATAATGTTACTCAaggcttgcattgcatcaccATGCAGTAATAGTTGCTTTGCAAAGGCAATCTAGACTATTGAGTTCCCATTTTCTTCTAAAAAGCCAAGCAATCCAGAAAGATATACTGCGTCCTTACACAGCCAATACAAACAAAATAGACATAAGGCCGCATGTCATAATCCTTTGATTTGGCCATCAGATTCAGGCATAATTACTTGTTTATTCCAGATCGCACGAACACCCCGGTAAGTTGTGTACTGAGAATACCTTGGGCAGGAGGGGGGAGAGGCGGGTGAAGGCTTCGGAGGAAGGGGCTAGCGCAAAGGCAAGGAAGGCCGCGACGtcgcgggcggcgaggcggcggcggagggcgacgGTGAGGCGGACGGCGCGGGAGATCCGGCGTACCTCCTTGGTCAGCGACCCTGCCTCGACCACCAACGCGATCTCCTTCAGATCTGCACGCGCACCGAGGAAACATACACAAGCTCCTGCTGGTCAGCGCCACTGACACCGGAAGAcaggctagggttttggaggAGGGGACACTGGGAGCAAGAGGGCTGGCTACTCACGCTGCAAAGTGGAGGGGGCAGGCGCGGACGCGGGCGCGTCGGCGACCGCAGTAgcggcgggcgcaggcgcTGGTGCGGGGGTGTCGTTCATCTCGACGTCCTCCGGCATCGCGGCGTCAGCGACGAGGTCGAGGAGGTGGTGTCAGGTGCGGCGCGAGGGGGACCGAATTGAGGAGTGAAGACTCGAGGAGGATATGAGGGTATGAAACAGATCCAATATGACGTATACGTATCTCGGATCCAAAATATGTGTCGTATTTTGGACTAGGCTTAAAACTGCGTGGATAAAAATTGAGACACTTACAGACCAGTCCTCCGAAGAGAACAACAAGTTTATCTCTTGTGGCACGTTTGAAGTTTGATGCTCGTTTAGCCTTTCAAACCACGACAGCCAAAAAAATGTTGTTGGCATCAGAAATGTGAACTTGTCGGTCAGAGAGTAGCGATAGTGATTCAAGAAACAGAGCGTCGTCTCCAAAAAAAGACGATAAAGAACGCTAAATGATTGCACATCCAGCGTCCACGAAAAAGTGAAACTATGGTGGAACTGTGCCGAACACATCCTCAAATTAGACCTATTCTAAATCGGTTGTACTCGTCCAGTCCCAACTTGGAACCGAATATTTAGTTTGATGTGGATATGAATTGAGCAAGGAATTGAATATTCGGTGTCACTAAATATAAACTAAAATCAGGTGCTTATTCAATTCGGCCATGTCCAAACATCTTTAACGACAATTTCTAGTTTAGAGACGGAGATACTGGCTTCTTATCAAAGCACGCACGCAAGGCAAGATCCTGTTTTGCTTCCATCACTAACCAAAGGGAGAGGTGACCAGAACGAAGCCTAGGACGAATACTCCTAGGCCTAGTGTAGGGTACTCCTATTATCAGAATATAAAGTGGATGTACTTATGGAAATCTTTGAAATTTATTAAGCAAATATGAATTCCAGCAGTCAAGAATGACTTAATTTTAGAAGAGAAGAAGCATCCAATAATCTGAATATTCAGCATCTTCTAAAAATTCGAAATACCATCACCAGTCTGTACAAATAAATGTCTCCAGACTTTTAAGAACACATCATTCGCCGCAAATCACCGCCTGCTGCCGGTTGTTAAGAATAGTGCGAGTAATCAAATTCTTAATACAGCCCATTGAAACTGTAAAACTAGACTTATAACTTACATATGAAGACATGACCAAGCGAAGTTTGCATTATGTAACATAGAACAAGAATTCTTTTATGTAAAAAACTGAAAGAATGCGCTGCTCTAAACCTTTCCAACTGATAGCTACAATTAGTTTGACATCTACTGGAAAGGAAGCACAATCATGACTAAGCTACCCTACAAACCTAGTCAAAGATCAAAATCTGGCTGCATTCCCAATGAATGTCAAGCTTATACAAAGTATATGTCAACAGATAAACAACACAGATGATACATCTTATACTGGAGCAGGCATCCAACTAACGACGACAGCTTCAGAGGAGCTGCAAACAGCTTAGGCGCCAGCTGCGGCAGCATACACCATGCCATTGGCATTGCCACCGCGCCCTCTGCCCCGGGCTGGGCCTCTCCCACGGCCACGACCTCGACCACGGCCTGCATCACAACATGGATGTAGAAGTTCAACAAGGGAAGCATGCATGATGCAGAAGTTCAATGAGCACGCATGCAATCAATTGGTTAAAAGTAAGCTGCCCCTACCTCCAGCCAATGCAGGAAGAGGTGCCTCTTCGTAATACCCTCCATCTTGCTGATAATCAGGCTGGACAGCATAGCCACCTCTTCTGCCACGGCCCCTGAAACCACGACCCCCACCTCGGAATGGTGCAGGAGCAGGTGCCTCATCATAATACCCTCCATCTTGCTGATAATCAGGCTGGCCACCATAACCACCTCTCCTGCCATGGCCCCTGAagccacggcctcgaccacgGGCATACCCATTTCCGGCATAAGCAGGAGCATGGTCACCATAACCATTGCCTGGATGCATAGGAGCATGGTCATCCTCCCATCCACCATCAGCAAATTCCATGTATCCATTCCCTGAAAATCAATGTGCTAAGAACAGTTGAACACTTTTATAGTCTAAACTCTAAATATATTCACTAAATAGCAATTATACCCACCACGTGCACCTCTACCCCTTCCAAACCCCCTTCCACGACCTCGACCACCACGACCTCTTCCTCGTCCAGGAGGTGAGTGCACATCTACAATTACAGTGAAATATGAGGAAATAAAGAATaagcaaacaaataaaagGTTCGCTTAAGTGAAACTTGCACGTTACCttcttcattgtcatattCAACAAATGGCTTCACCTTGTCAGCAGGCAGAGGAGATTGATACCTGCTCAAATAATCAATTCAACCTACCATACAGTGAAGTATATTGCCAATTTGCAATCTTACAACTAATGAGATAACAAAGCTCTATGGGAAAAAGAAACATTCCCAGTTACCCGAACTTCATTActgaatactccctccgtcccatattaattgtcttaaatttgccaaaatatggatgtatctatacacaaaagtgtctagatacatgtaatatttcgtcacttaatatgggacagagggagtaactagCAATTCCAGACACAACTAAAGAGTCACAAAAGGTACACAAAACATATTGCTCATTAACTAGGGATGATGATTTAGACAAGAGTTGGAATAAGATTTCATCACATCATACATACAGTTAACAAAAGTTGTCATGTAGTATGCATACCCGACAGAGGACGTATCCAGCTCCTTCTTCGAAAGAGTTATGGTAATCATAGATACATGCCTTGTTGTCTCAAGTCTGCAGAGAGAAAAATATTAGATAGCATCACAAGTGCCAGATTTAATTCACGCAAAGGCAAGACAGACTTATCTTTAATGATTAACTAGTGCCTGCCTTCTATGCTAAGAATAAAAGAAGAGTCACTTCTTACGTTTGTAGCCCTTCCTCCAGTGGCTCCCATGTGTCAGTAATATCAGTAGATCCAGTGGTGGTGTCCTGATGGAGACCAACAATCCTCCTCTGCTCAACAGAAGAGCAGCCCCTATCAGAATTAGAACAGAGTCAAAAGTATAGTAGCACAGAGACCATCAGAAGTACCTTGATCAATTCTGCAATCATCACAGTTTTGTTTATTGCCCTTCCCATTGCCTTGAATACAACTTCGTCACAACCTTTATCCTTCATTTATATATTCAAAACCATCAGCCACAGTACATAAATAAGGATTTCAGAAAGAAATATTGCCATGTAAAAAAGCATTTTAGGATGTGGTGTATGCTTTGGATTTTTACAGTAGCGCCAACACTCAATGAATAGGCCCAAAACGCCTAGAAAAGTGGGTATAAAGTGCATCCTTCTCAAAGcaaaatttggccaaaaaaaCGAGAGGATTGACCATATCAAATAGCCATGAAAAGCCATCAAGCACAAAAGAACAGATTACTACCAAGGTAGTGGGGCCCTAAACAAAACTCATGACGACCTGGCGAAATTAGTGAAACATGGATATGACATACAGCCAGTGCACCATGTACTATGCTTGCACCAAGTTGACAGCGAAAGCGATTGGACATCAAAAGTGGCAACGTAACACATTGATTATTAACCTAACGCATTCACATCCCAAAAGTACAACCTCTACTTGCCAGCACGCATTTTTATCCAAATTCTATGCCTAGTTTGCGAGatcgtttttttttgacagcacagGATAAGTTATTGCCTGCAGTTCTGCAGACGTTGGAACTGTTAGCATCATGGGGAAGCAAATACAACCATCACCATGTATTAATCGTTACCACGTATAACAGTATTCCTAGAATCCTTTCTATCCTACCAAACGAAGCATCACGAAAATTATATTCCAACTCGCCTCAAATAATTTGCAATGAAAACACAAGCTTAGCGTGTATTACCAAAATCTGTACGGCCCAGCCCAATCATCCAGCTAACATTCCCCCCTAAACCCCACAGTAACCccacagttttttttagaaccgAACGACCTATAAGCGTAAGCGTCAAACTAACAATTTGAACCGCTAAACGGCGAGCCCTCCCAGGCGAACCGAGTGGCGGGCGGCAGTACCTGGAACAAGGTGGTGGCGTAGGTGATGTAGTTGCGCATCCTCCCCTGGGTGGTGATGCGGATCTCGTTCTCCTTGATGGGCACCTCCTCCCTCGGCTTCTCCACCCTCTGGTACCGATCCATCTCTTCCTTCTCCCGTCGGCCCGGCTGCAACTGCAAGCCAACAATGCACAGGAACCCTCTCAGATCCACGGAAGCGCGAGAGCGATAGCGCGGCAATGGCGCACGACTGGCAGCCAAAAGCGGTTACCTGCGCGGCGGTCGGGCGGCTCCTCCGGTTGGTTGGCGGCTTGTCCTGGCGTCGATGCGGTGGTGGTGAGGTAACCGCTGGATTGGAACGGTAGTGAGGGCTTTTATACGGCCGCCTCTGTTTCGGGCCGGGAAGAGGGGGAAGGGACCGGGTCGGACTCGCCTCGCGCGTGCGTCTAGGGTTTTGCAGACGGAGTTACGGAAataccccccacccccccggCCTGTCGAGGACGGACGGATCTTCCAGGCCGGTGTCTCGCGTGACGGCTGAGATTTCCTAGTGGCGAAGGTCCGGGAAGGTGCGTCGGTTATATGTGAGCGGTTTCTTTTCAGCCCAATGGGCCTTGCAGTGTTTTCgatgcaacaaaacaaagtCTACCCTTTCACATCAGGCCCGCGTACCTGTCACTTGTCACTTGTCACCTGTGCATTAAACAAGGCCCGaatcgctaaaaaaaaatttaaacaaGGCCCGAATCTCCGGAGCCTCTGATTTTGAACTTATAATTATGTATATACATATGAAATTGTTTTACataattttttgacaaatttgaacgagtttgtaaaaaaaaaaaatcaatatatATAACACCACCAAATAAAtataatatgaaaatattGAAGTTAGTCATAATgatgctagttttttttttaagttttgtGATGCTAGTTTGATGTTGTATATAATTAATGTTTTTCTACAAATTCGGTCAAAGTTGACAGAATTTGACTAGAGACAAACTCAAATGCATAGAAATTTCGTTTGTGTGATGAGCCTATCTATCCATTGGCGACAAAAGATTTATTCTAGGAAAATTGCAAAGACACCAGGAGAAACTAGGAGGTAGGCATCAAAAAACGGGGGCTTGCAATTAATGActggaagagaaagaagaagaactagCGTTGGAAgtggagaaggaagagaagaggcAGAGAGTTAGGGAGAAGAACTCCGGCCTTCGAGTTTGTCTAAATTCATAGTATTTAGACGTGTTTAAGTATAGTGGTCTAATTCAATACAACCTCCCTCTCCAAACTCGGAAGGGTATGACGGTCTTTTCacgatttttcttcttcttgcacTGGTTCTTTTGTCGCCTACTattttcttcctcctgccaTTTTTCTCTCTTGCAAGGTATCTATCGCCTCAAGAATTGTTTCGGAGATCACTCCACTGAGATTGTGCagaattgtgtctactacgATGCTATGAAATTTCATCGCGATCCAACAGTGAAATCTCCGGCAAATTCCAAAATACCCAGTGTTGTTCAGATTTCTCGCGGCCGTGCGTGACAGCACGAGTGTCCGAAATGTTTGCAGGTTTCCCGCTGATTCAAGCATTGTTTCGACGATCCCTTTGGTGGGATTGTGCAGAATTTTTTCTACTATCACAATGTAAAATTTCatcgcgatccaacggtgaatGTCGTCGCACAGGGCTCCGACGCCAGGGATgcgtgggcacccccttttaggttcggcagtgggctacggggatcgcccCGGCAATCGCCAGCGgggccaatgcaaagcgtaaGAATGCAATGAACATGAGTGCACATgctttttacctaggttcaggccacccggaggtgcaaaaccctacgtcctgcttgtccgAGCTTGTATTATCTaaagatcaagtgtttacaggttgccgggggaagaatccccgggtgctctctttttggctaagtgttgcTTACTACTCTGGGCTAGTGCTGAACTATGGGTTGTTTTTCCGGAAacaaccgaaccctttgaccgttggcgggggtcctccttttatagccaaggggataccacaggtgccacagtgcatggtttacaagtggcgagcaaggagctagGTCAGCTtctcctcggtgtgctggcatgcatgcatgagtgccaaccccgcggctaggggtctaaggcctaaaaactaaccctgggcagccactgtttgcccgACTAGatgggtaacgcccctcctgtcggctcattaaatgcgtcgtgcgcctactccttgtcctgacgaaattgcacactgggcgcctgccgcgcgcccacgtggcgctgctgctctgctcgctcggccccgccctcacggcggaaacctgtgcccgggaacgcctcctcccggcaagtgccttcccgggaggtgcctaggCGGGATTATTccctgaagccccgctagccctgccgggctggtagcttgccaggcagcctgcacgttgccgcccAGGGTGAGactgtcgtcgcacggggctccgacaccgaggGTGCGCCGGcacccctttttaggttcggcagtgggctacggggatcgctccggcgattgcCGGCGGGACCAATGCAAAGCGCAAAACTGCACCCAAGACACTACTCACGGGCACATGCAcacgctttttacccaggttcgggccaccttgcggtgtaaaaccctacgtcctgcttgtctgagcttatATTACCGAGTAATCAGCTGTTTACAGGGTTGCCGGGGAAAGCCCCGGGGCgatctctttttggctaagtgctttTTCTCTACTTTGGGCTACCACTGAAATCAACCCTAGACTGAACTGGAACCGAACCTTTGACCGTGggcaggggtcctccttttatagccaaggggataccacaggtgccacgatgcatggtttacaagtggcgagcaaggagctagGGCAACTCCTCCTCGTTGCGctggtatgcatgcatgaatgccaACTCCGTTGTTAGGGGTCTAGAGCCTAgcaagtaggattggacagccactgtttgcctgactagacgggtaactcccctcctgtcggctcatttaatgtgtcgtgcgcttcactccttgctcTGGCAAGTCTGCATACTAGGGCGTCTGGCGCACGctcacgtggcgccgctgctctgcttGCTCAGCCCCGCCCTTACGGCGGGAGCCTACGCCCGGGAACCTCTCCTttcggcaagtgacttcccgggaggtgcccagacgggaatattccccgaagccccgttagcccttccgggctagTGGCTCGCCGGCAGCCTGTTCGCTGCCGCCCGGGGCGAGACCCTCCAGGGAacccagcgatgcgacccacgcgtcgcgcaacggtggcaccccgggtgccactggtgcgacagagacccttccgggaacccagcgatgcgacccacgcgtcgtgcgccggtggcaccccgggtgccactagtgcgacagtagcccccgggcgtgggccggcaacacctgttcccgggcgaacccttccctggtcggttgccaggctacgccccaaccgacaCGTGGGTCCCAactcgcctcgggcccgcATCTCTTCGCAGTCCCAAGTACCCCGTCGttacggacggagtagtgggtgcgagatttccgccgtaacctcccccttaaacagagaagttaaggccactcttcgcattatcccTCTGATTAGTAATTATCCCAACGCGCCCGTAGGGGGCGGAGCCGGCCGTTACCGAACGGCGGAGTGTTATAA carries:
- the LOC100838341 gene encoding probable 26S proteasome non-ATPase regulatory subunit 3, coding for MPEDVEMNDTPAPAPAPAATAVADAPASAPAPSTLQHLKEIALVVEAGSLTKEVRRISRAVRLTVALRRRLAARDVAAFLAFALAPSSEAFTRLSPLLPKEDGSEMDVDAAALAAQVSIKHGLPEIEIYCYLLVLIFLIDHKKYDEAKACANASIARLKNINRRTVDVLASRLYSYYSYAHELTNSLAEIRGTLLGLHRMATLHRDELGQETLLNLLLRNYLHYNLYDQAEKLRSKAPRFEAHSNQQFCRYLFYLGKIRTIQLEYTDAKESLLQAARKAPTAARGFRIQCNKWAIIVRLLLGEIPERTVFMQKGMKAALTPYFELTNAVRVGDLELFRAVAEKFASTFSADRTSNLIVRLRHNVIRTGLRNISISYSRISLVDIAKKLRLDSENPVADAESIVAKAIRDGAVDAIIDHANGWVVSKETGDVYSTNEPQAAFNSRIAFCLNMHNEAVKALRFPPNSHKEKESAEKRRERLQQEEELAKHMAEEDDDDF
- the LOC100838640 gene encoding cold and drought-regulated protein CORA, with amino-acid sequence MDRYQRVEKPREEVPIKENEIRITTQGRMRNYITYATTLFQDKGCDEVVFKAMGRAINKTVMIAELIKRRIVGLHQDTTTGSTDITDTWEPLEEGLQTLETTRHVSMITITLSKKELDTSSVGYQSPLPADKVKPFVEYDNEEDVHSPPGRGRGRGGRGRGRGFGRGRGARGNGYMEFADGGWEDDHAPMHPGNGYGDHAPAYAGNGYARGRGRGFRGHGRRGGYGGQPDYQQDGGYYDEAPAPAPFRGGGRGFRGRGRRGGYAVQPDYQQDGGYYEEAPLPALAGGRGRGRGRGRGPARGRGRGGNANGMVYAAAAGA